Proteins encoded in a region of the Anopheles aquasalis chromosome 2, idAnoAquaMG_Q_19, whole genome shotgun sequence genome:
- the LOC126569996 gene encoding GTP:AMP phosphotransferase AK3, mitochondrial produces the protein MASGKLFRAIIMGAPGSGKGTVSARIVKGFNLKHISSGDLLRSNIAKGTELGRIADKYIKEGKLVPDIYITKCILSELEQIRSHSWLLDGFPRTREQADDLWGQERIDSVINLDVPFDVIIDRIQSRWVHLPSGRVYNVGFNDPKEPGRDDVTGEPLSQRPDDNPVAVRNRLEVYDACTRPINEYFERKGVLATFKGSTTDEIWPHVKKYLEAKLQ, from the coding sequence ATGGCTAGTGGGAAGCTGTTCCGTGCCATCATCATGGGAGCCCCCGGGTCCGGCAAGGGCACGGTTTCGGCGCGCATCGTGAAGGGTTTCAACCTGAAGCACATCTCGAGCGGTGATCTGCTGAGATCGAACATAGCGAAAGGCACGGAGCTGGGACGGATCGCCGACAAGTACATCAAGGAAGGCAAGCTGGTGCCGGACATTTACATAACAAAGTGCATCCTGAGTGAGCTCGAGCAGATCCGATCGCACTCGtggctgctggatggtttCCCCAGGACACGTGAGCAGGCCGACGATCTGTGGGGGCAGGAGCGCATCGATTCGGTCATCAATCTGGATGTGCCATTCGACGTGATAATCGATCGGATACAGAGCCGCTGGGTGCATCTGCCTAGTGGGCGCGTGTACAATGTTGGCTTCAACGACCCGAAGGAACCGGGCCGGGATGATGTTACCGGGGAACCGTTGAGCCAGCGACCCGACGACAATCCGGTGGCCGTGCGTAACCGCCTCGAAGTGTACGACGCCTGTACCAGACCGATCAACGAGTACTTTGAGCGCAAAGGGGTGTTGGCAACGTTCAAGGGAAGCACAACCGATGAAATTTGGCCGCATGTAAAGAAATACCTCGAAGCCAAACTACAATGA
- the LOC126569994 gene encoding lanC-like protein 3 homolog, with protein MGTRYFANPFPDYAGGPIQRCDDHIKGLIQSYVNLIVENTKPDRNTDQRGDLYVGDAGIAYMFLKLHDAGIFGQEALQYAKQYIINAKTLAARYAVRPEERCSFLCGNAGIYAVSAAIAHRHNAKQEMDEDLRCFATGIEVCKRLDFNKNGSDEVLFGRAGYLSGIYWLHQTIDRQLFAQDVITLICTTTLESGKRHRALLPLYYQCYGDDYLGAAHGTSAIMHMLIESPLQQNLSSVEISLVKNTVDGLLGLQDNEGNFPTTLQDCVRRARSEPLVHWCHGAAGIVYLMAKAYLVFQEQRYLQSCVRIADLVWRKGLLRKGPGICHGVAGSGYVFLLLYRLTSDPKYLHRALKFMEFLTHEEFIRNARNPDCPFSLYEGYAGTVCYLIDLLRPEKAAFPFMDVFDKKF; from the exons ATGGGGACCCGATACTTTGCGAATCCTTTTCCGGATTACGCTGGCGGCCCGATACAACGATGCGATGACCATATCAAGGGCCTGATCCAGTCGTACGTCAATTTGATTGTGGAAAATACGAAACCGGACCGCAACACGGACCAGCGCGGAGATCTGTATGTGGGCGATGCAG GTATTGCGTACATGTTTCTGAAGCTGCACGATGCGGGCATTTTCGGCCAGGAAGCGCTACAGTACGCCAAGCAGTACATCATCAATGCCAAAACACTGGCCGCCCGCTACGCCGTACGACCGGAGGAACGATGTTCCTTTCTGTGTGGCAATGCTGGCATTTATGCCGTGTCGGCGGCCATCGCACATCGGCACAATGCGAAGCAGGAGATGGATGAAGATTTGCGCTGCTTCGCCACCGGCATCGAGGTGTGTAAGCGGCTCGATTTCAACAAAAACGGTAGCGACGAGGTACTGTTCGGACGGGCCGGCTATCTGTCCGGGATTTACTGGCTACACCAGACCATCGACCGGCAGCTGTTTGCCCAGGACGTGATCACACTCATCTGTACTACAACGCTCGAAAGTGGCAAACGCCACCGGGCCCTTCTACCTCTGTACTATCAGTGCTACGGTGACGATTACCTGGGCGCAGCTCACGGTACGTCCGCCATTATGCACATGCTCATCGAGTCACCGCTTCAGCAGAACCTCAGCAGCGTCGAGATATCGCTCGTGAAGAACACCGTCGATGGATTGCTGGGACTGCAGGACAATGAGGGCAACTTCCCGACCACACTGCAGGACTGTGTGCGAAGGGCACGCTCGGAACCGTTGGTGCACTGGTGCCACGGAGCGGCCGGGATCGTGTATCTGATGGCGAAAGCCTATCTCGTGTTCCAAGAGCAACGCTACCTTCAATCGTGCGTTCGCATCGCGGATCTCGTGTGGCGCAAGGGTTTGCTACGGAAGGGTCCCGGCATTTGCCACGGTGTAGCCGGTAGTGGTTACGTCTTTCTGCTGCTCTATCGACTTACCTCCGATCCAAAGTATCTCCATCGGGCGCTCAAGTTTATGGAGTTTCTCACGCACGAAGAGTTTATCCGTAATGCCCGCAATCCGGACTGTCCGTTTAGCCTGTACGAGGGGTACGCCGGTACGGTTTGTTACCTGATCGATCTGCTACGCCCCGAGAAAGCCGCATTTCCCTTTATGGACGTGTTTGATAAAAAGTTCTGA
- the LOC126572556 gene encoding putative uncharacterized protein DDB_G0277255, whose protein sequence is MMALNIAVPIPIVGDLLEVFGLLSPISPVNIDCHSGGLKALVSPVGSESSGVSSLDLEDLKKQIPSSPTLSDDNDEASASGGDGSGSSSDSSSSSSSASTISTTSTRTSSTSSSSSSSSIDDEPAPNNSEENNKQLSLSPTAPVAECASPSADSLAAGNEPESVGGSASETLFTQSPPSPVGKVLPSADLVLPAFVSAVKEPIFSLPRRSIRYANRDILDLASNVRSPTENVAGFFKVHYAELPETDSIQFFLNNRSQYHRLGPNGHVQEYRMAGCNCCDFKFPVNAVAASVSAPITNTVAPITTNLMANLSPYFPHGSQQLQQQQQQQQQQQQRLRLQHQMQLQQQMAPFHVNRYNNNNNNSNANGGNMFPSSMAAAGNGGVGNGVGLASRYNGGYGSGGSAVASNSSVLSNFYGANSGGNGPNNTNGGNLMNGSMAAMQQQQQHQHQYGNMKGISSSNSGGGQAPASLRQQYDLLQQKQYGGGNYSLGGGGNATGASANSAIVAAAARLHQHQQQQQQQQSSQQYYKKNQPMRYGGAGSSSSLGATNGVSSSHWRNSMAANSGSVQQQESAGAIANATKLFKELTPYQAQYYSNCL, encoded by the exons ATG ATGGCTCTCAACATTGCGGTGCCGATTCCGATCGTCGGAGACCTGCTGGAGGTGTTTGGATTGCTGTCGCCGATCTCGCCCGTCAACATCGATTGCCACAGCGGCGGCCTCAAGGCACTGGTTTCACCCGTTGGCAGCGAATCGAGTGGCGTTAGCTCGCTGGATTTGGAAGATTTAAAG AAACAAATACCATCCTCGCCAACCCTCTCGGACGACAATGATGAAGCTTCGGCCTCCGGTGGAGATGGAAGCGGATCATCATCGgactcgtcctcctcttcgtcttctgcGTCGACTATCTCGACCACCTCGACCAGAACCTCttccacctcatcatcatcgtcctcgtcctctaTTGACGATGAGCCTGCTCCAAACAACTCTGAGGAGAACAACAAGCAGCTGTCGCtgtcaccaacagcaccagtggcTGAGTGCGCATCGCCATCGGCTGACTCGTTGGCGGCCGGAAATGAGCCGGAAAGTGTCGGTGGCAGTGCTTCGGAAACGCTCTTCACCCAATCACCGCCTTCACCGGTCGGAAAAGTGCTACCCAGTGCCGATCTGGTGTTGCCTGCATTTGTGTCGGCTGTAAAGGAACCAATCTTTAGCCTGCCCCGTCGCTCAATCCGTTATGCCAACCGGGACATTCTGGACCTAGCGAGCAACGTGCGATCGCCGACTGAAAACGTGGCGGGATTCTTTAAGGTGCACTACGCCGAACTGCCGGAAACGGACAGCATTCAGTTCTTCCTGAACAATCGATCCCAGTACCATCGGCTTGGTCCGAACGGGCACGTCCAAGAGTATCGGATGGCTGGATGCAATTGTTGCGACTTCAAGTTCCCGGTTAACGCGGTGGCAGCTTCTGTATCGGCGCCTATCACCAATACTGTTGCTCCGATCACCACCAACCTGATGGCCAACCTGAGTCCCTACTTTCCCCATGGAtcccagcagctccagcaacaacaacagcaacagcagcaacaacagcaacgcttACGACTTCAGCATCAAAtgcagctccagcaacagATGGCCCCTTTCCATGTCAAtcgctacaacaacaacaacaacaacagcaacgccaaTGGTGGTAACATGTTCCCATCATCAATGGCGGCTGCCGGtaatggtggtgttggcaATGGTGTCGGACTAGCATCTCGCTACAACGGCGGCTACGGCTCAGGAGGCTCTGCTGTTGCATCCAACTCCTCCGTTTTATCAAACTTCTACGGCGCCAACAGTGGCGGTAATGGACCGAACAATACCAATGGCGGTAACCTTATGAACGGATCGATGGCGGctatgcagcaacagcagcagcaccagcatcagtatGGCAATATGAAGGGAATCTCGTCATCCAACTCTGGCGGTGGTCAGGCACCAGCATCTCTACGTCAGCAGTACGATCTGCTTCAGCAGAAGCAATATGGCGGCGGCAACTATTCGCTGGGTGGCGGCGGTAATGCAACCGGAGCGTCCGCTAACTCTGCGATTGTTGCAGCAGCCGCTCGGcttcaccagcatcaacagcagcagcagcagcagcaatcgtcgCAGCAATACTACAAAAAGAATCAACCAATGCGCTATGGTGGAGCgggctcctcctcctcgctggGAGCGACGAATGGTGTTAGCTCCTCTCACTGGAGAAACTCGATGGCGGCGAACAGCggctcggtgcagcagcaagagtCGGCTGGTGCCATCGCTAACGCCACGAAGCTGTTCAAGGAACTGACCCCCTATCAAGCCCAGTACTACTCCAACTGTCTGTAA